From Bacillus sp. FSL K6-3431, the proteins below share one genomic window:
- a CDS encoding class I SAM-dependent methyltransferase, producing MSKIINYYNQFDEWGRLDRESIEFQVNWHYIKKYMPKIGCVLDNGAGPGKYSIQLAKEGHKVTLTDLTQKLVEIAKIKVKEFGLEEQFEGLYAADARELKMIKDEQFDGSLMLGPMYHLQEEQDRIKAVKELNRVTKKNGLVFVAFMPRVRHIFTSLLSPENWKPNDDMDTIIQFSNSGCFNHADEGRFTDAYYFNIEDINPFMEAHGFEGLQLIGSNVGAILNHDSWNYWREKGEQEVEKMIDLIKEKATDPYILGMSSHLLYIGRKK from the coding sequence ATGAGTAAAATAATTAACTATTACAATCAATTTGATGAATGGGGAAGGCTTGATAGGGAATCGATTGAATTCCAAGTAAATTGGCATTACATAAAAAAATATATGCCCAAAATAGGTTGTGTGCTAGATAATGGAGCGGGACCTGGAAAATACTCAATCCAGCTTGCTAAAGAAGGCCATAAAGTAACATTAACCGATTTAACGCAAAAATTAGTTGAAATTGCGAAAATCAAAGTAAAAGAATTTGGTTTAGAGGAACAATTTGAAGGTTTATATGCAGCAGATGCTAGAGAGCTTAAAATGATCAAAGATGAACAGTTTGACGGTTCGTTGATGCTAGGGCCAATGTATCATTTACAGGAAGAGCAAGATCGCATTAAAGCAGTTAAAGAATTAAATAGAGTTACAAAAAAGAATGGACTTGTTTTTGTCGCCTTTATGCCAAGAGTACGACATATCTTTACATCACTTTTATCTCCTGAAAATTGGAAGCCAAATGATGATATGGATACCATTATTCAATTTTCCAATTCAGGTTGTTTTAACCATGCAGATGAAGGTCGTTTTACAGATGCGTATTATTTTAATATTGAAGATATTAATCCGTTTATGGAAGCACATGGATTTGAGGGTCTACAATTGATAGGTTCAAATGTAGGAGCTATATTAAACCATGATAGCTGGAATTACTGGAGAGAAAAAGGCGAACAAGAGGTAGAAAAAATGATTGATTTAATAAAAGAAAAAGCGACAGACCCTTATATTCTTGGGATGTCGTCTCACTTACTTTATATTGGACGGAAAAAGTAG
- a CDS encoding GNAT family N-acetyltransferase, with translation MTLKINTERLYLREIKENDWIDVHKYASQSVVCQYQPWGPNTEEESKAFVKQIIADANKDIRTRFVFAIIEKENERMIGTGELIIKDTINRSGVIAYIVNPDYWGKGIATEVAKLLIEIGFKEFHFHRIYATCDSRNIGSSRVLEKVGMTNEGKMREDLLLKDGWRDSLLYSILEHEYNRI, from the coding sequence ATGACATTAAAAATAAACACTGAGAGATTATATCTTCGAGAAATAAAAGAAAATGATTGGATCGATGTTCATAAATATGCATCACAATCAGTAGTTTGCCAATATCAACCATGGGGACCGAATACGGAGGAAGAATCAAAAGCATTTGTAAAACAAATTATTGCTGATGCTAATAAGGACATAAGAACTCGTTTTGTTTTTGCGATCATTGAAAAAGAAAATGAAAGAATGATTGGTACAGGTGAGCTTATTATTAAGGATACAATAAATAGATCAGGAGTAATCGCATATATTGTAAACCCAGACTATTGGGGAAAGGGAATTGCTACAGAAGTAGCTAAACTTTTAATTGAAATCGGTTTCAAAGAATTTCATTTTCACCGGATTTATGCTACCTGTGATTCAAGAAATATAGGTTCATCAAGGGTTTTAGAAAAAGTCGGTATGACGAATGAAGGTAAAATGCGTGAAGACTTATTATTAAAAGATGGCTGGCGTGACTCTCTTTTATATAGTATTTTAGAACATGAATATAATAGAATTTAA
- a CDS encoding VOC family protein, with the protein MNPIFNQIGTVFIPVSNIEKARDWYCDILGLPADGEILFGHLFIVPMHGTGLVLDSKIFSEDNIYTAPTFQLSTDNIENAYAYMKDKKVELTTGIEHNQWFNFKDADGNLLMVCKY; encoded by the coding sequence ATGAATCCTATATTTAACCAAATTGGTACAGTTTTTATTCCCGTAAGTAATATTGAAAAGGCACGTGATTGGTATTGTGACATACTTGGTCTTCCTGCGGACGGAGAAATACTATTCGGTCATTTGTTTATAGTTCCAATGCATGGAACGGGGCTTGTATTAGATAGCAAGATTTTTTCCGAAGATAATATATATACAGCTCCTACATTTCAATTATCTACAGATAATATAGAAAATGCATATGCGTATATGAAAGATAAAAAGGTAGAATTAACAACAGGAATCGAGCATAATCAATGGTTTAATTTTAAAGACGCTGATGGAAACCTGTTAATGGTGTGTAAGTACTGA
- a CDS encoding AraC family transcriptional regulator, with protein sequence MSKQIYKQQDELAKLIERYSEQDGVHETAIPSLFLIHKPNVTAPNYGVQKPSLCIVVQGAKEVLLAQERFLYGPGDYLIASVDLPVTGQVIEASTNVPYLSFKLEFTPNQILEVLSDSEIDIVPKEKAKRAMFVSPIELSILDAVIRLVRLLDNPKDIPILAPLFTKEILYRVLQGQHGATLEQIAIEGSYTYRIRDVIEQIKGNYDRSFRIEELAEIANMSVSSLHRHFKEVTAMSPIQFQKHLRLREARRLLLSESTDATDVAFRVGYESPSQFSREYSRMFGLPPREDIKRLREKYDQSINA encoded by the coding sequence ATGTCTAAGCAAATATATAAACAGCAGGATGAGCTCGCCAAGCTAATAGAGCGTTATTCCGAGCAGGATGGTGTTCATGAAACTGCTATTCCATCTTTATTTTTAATTCATAAACCTAATGTTACTGCACCAAATTACGGGGTTCAAAAGCCTTCCTTATGTATTGTCGTTCAAGGTGCGAAGGAGGTATTGTTAGCACAGGAACGCTTTTTATACGGTCCCGGCGATTACCTTATTGCATCCGTTGACTTACCTGTTACTGGCCAAGTCATCGAGGCATCTACTAACGTTCCGTATTTGTCTTTCAAGCTTGAATTTACACCAAATCAAATCTTAGAGGTTTTAAGTGATTCTGAAATTGATATTGTCCCTAAAGAAAAAGCTAAACGTGCTATGTTTGTCAGTCCGATAGAGTTATCTATTTTAGATGCGGTAATCAGGTTAGTTCGTTTGCTAGATAATCCTAAAGATATCCCGATACTTGCGCCCCTATTCACGAAGGAAATACTTTATCGGGTTCTGCAAGGGCAACATGGGGCTACACTGGAACAAATTGCAATAGAAGGAAGCTATACCTATCGAATCAGAGACGTTATAGAACAAATCAAAGGTAACTATGATAGGTCTTTTCGTATTGAGGAACTTGCAGAAATAGCCAATATGAGTGTTTCTTCACTTCATAGGCACTTTAAAGAGGTAACCGCTATGAGCCCTATTCAGTTTCAAAAACACCTGCGACTCCGGGAAGCAAGGCGTCTATTATTATCCGAGTCAACAGATGCCACTGATGTCGCATTTCGGGTAGGTTATGAAAGTCCGTCTCAATTCAGCCGTGAATATTCCCGTATGTTTGGTTTACCACCTAGAGAAGATATAAAGCGTTTGAGGGAGAAATATGATCAAAGTATAAACGCTTGA
- a CDS encoding MFS transporter codes for MERLWTRSFILMTVGMFFLFTGFYMLYPTLPQYIKQMGGNESQVGLAMGAFMLSAVVLRPIIGGLLDRFGRRPFIVWGLLFFAVAMYMYEWIGGIVILMALRILHGMTWGVTTTSILTAVTDMIPLKRRGEGLGWSGMAMTLAMAIGPMFGIWVSGNLSYHALFLFAAGLSATALLLTLGAKMPFQPQSGVRRIEFFEKSVLPVTTSVFFLFIAYGGITTFIPLFAESIQVNSGTFFLVYAATLVLVRPIAGKLSDRYDETSVIVPGLVITISALVALSFSTGLFGVLVSAVLYGIGFGSAQPALQAATIRLVRPERTGVANASFTTATDLGIGLGAMILGWISLNTSYQVLFTVSAVSVAFSLMLYSFFVIRLLKNKGFSHLKNESLPSETS; via the coding sequence ATGGAACGCCTATGGACGAGGTCCTTTATTCTCATGACCGTCGGAATGTTTTTCCTATTCACCGGATTTTATATGCTGTATCCGACATTGCCGCAGTATATTAAGCAGATGGGAGGTAATGAATCGCAGGTCGGTCTGGCTATGGGTGCGTTTATGCTGTCTGCAGTTGTTCTTCGGCCGATTATCGGCGGCCTACTGGATCGCTTCGGCAGGCGTCCGTTTATCGTCTGGGGCCTCTTATTCTTTGCCGTGGCGATGTATATGTATGAATGGATTGGCGGAATCGTGATTTTGATGGCGCTTAGAATATTGCACGGAATGACTTGGGGCGTTACCACAACATCCATCCTTACGGCAGTTACGGATATGATCCCTTTGAAACGCCGCGGAGAAGGGTTAGGATGGTCCGGAATGGCGATGACTCTGGCTATGGCAATCGGCCCGATGTTCGGTATTTGGGTTTCAGGGAACTTATCGTACCATGCCCTGTTTCTTTTCGCCGCAGGCCTCTCTGCCACAGCGCTTCTATTGACGCTTGGAGCAAAAATGCCTTTTCAGCCACAGTCTGGAGTAAGGAGAATTGAATTTTTCGAAAAGTCGGTCTTGCCTGTCACGACATCGGTTTTTTTCCTATTTATCGCTTATGGTGGCATCACTACCTTTATACCACTATTCGCTGAATCGATACAAGTCAATTCCGGCACATTCTTTCTGGTCTATGCCGCGACACTTGTCTTGGTCCGTCCCATTGCTGGAAAGCTTTCAGACCGGTATGATGAAACATCTGTCATTGTACCGGGCCTGGTAATTACGATATCGGCTTTGGTAGCCTTAAGCTTTTCAACCGGATTGTTCGGTGTGCTCGTATCGGCAGTGCTTTACGGTATTGGTTTCGGCTCCGCGCAGCCGGCCCTTCAAGCTGCAACGATACGTCTTGTTCGTCCAGAACGCACAGGGGTAGCTAATGCCTCTTTTACGACTGCTACCGACCTCGGCATCGGTCTAGGTGCAATGATACTAGGTTGGATCTCACTGAACACGAGTTATCAGGTGCTTTTCACGGTCAGTGCCGTGTCGGTCGCGTTTTCCTTGATGCTTTATTCTTTCTTTGTAATACGCTTGTTGAAAAACAAAGGGTTTTCTCATCTGAAAAATGAATCCCTTCCCTCGGAAACAAGTTGA
- a CDS encoding aldo/keto reductase: protein MEYMKLGNTGLDVSRICLGTMGFGDVRSGFHPWVLDEENSRPVIKKALELGINFFDTANVYSNGTSEEFVGRALKDYADRDEIVLATKVHFRMHEGPNGAGLSRKAIMSEMDKSLMRLGTDYVDLYQIHRWDYNTPIEETMEALHDVVKAGKARYIGASAMYAWQFSKALHVAEKHGWTRFVSMQNHYNLMYREEEREMLPLCKEEKIGVIPYSPLASGRLTRDWEESTHRSETDQAQRAKYDATADVDRLVVERVAAIAEKHSVPRVQIALAWLLQKEPVTAPIVGATKLNHLEDAVAALSITLTHEEVAFLEEPYAPHPISGFN, encoded by the coding sequence ATGGAATATATGAAACTTGGAAATACAGGCTTGGATGTATCACGGATTTGTCTTGGAACTATGGGATTTGGTGATGTGAGAAGCGGATTTCATCCATGGGTGCTTGATGAGGAGAACAGTCGTCCTGTAATAAAAAAAGCCCTTGAGTTAGGGATCAATTTTTTTGATACAGCGAATGTGTATTCAAACGGAACAAGCGAGGAATTTGTTGGGCGGGCTCTGAAAGATTATGCCGATCGAGATGAAATTGTCCTCGCTACAAAGGTTCATTTTCGTATGCATGAAGGTCCAAATGGAGCTGGGCTTTCCAGAAAAGCCATTATGAGTGAAATGGATAAAAGTCTTATGAGACTAGGAACAGATTATGTGGATCTATACCAAATTCACCGCTGGGATTACAATACTCCCATTGAAGAAACGATGGAAGCATTGCATGATGTGGTGAAGGCTGGGAAGGCAAGATACATTGGTGCTTCTGCAATGTACGCATGGCAGTTTTCAAAGGCGTTACATGTAGCGGAGAAACATGGATGGACTCGCTTTGTATCCATGCAGAATCATTATAACCTCATGTATCGTGAAGAGGAGAGGGAAATGCTGCCACTTTGTAAGGAAGAAAAAATCGGTGTGATTCCATATAGTCCACTTGCATCAGGAAGATTGACGCGTGATTGGGAGGAATCAACACATCGTTCCGAAACCGATCAAGCTCAGAGAGCTAAATACGATGCTACTGCTGATGTCGATCGATTGGTTGTAGAGCGGGTTGCAGCAATCGCAGAAAAACACAGTGTTCCACGTGTTCAAATTGCACTTGCCTGGTTGCTACAGAAAGAACCAGTAACAGCTCCTATTGTCGGTGCTACAAAATTGAATCATCTTGAAGATGCAGTAGCTGCTCTTTCGATTACATTAACACATGAAGAAGTTGCATTTCTTGAAGAGCCGTATGCACCGCACCCTATAAGTGGTTTTAATTAA
- a CDS encoding sugar efflux transporter yields MYTRLKNLFSIKGYSVLVINMLLIGIGISITSPYIPLFLTKDFGMSAGAFGIFMAISSLSGVFVNSLIAKHSDSGMDRKWIIIFATLSAALGYASYLVFNNFFILLVVVTLFMGLASPAMPQIYAYAHESANASKSDDKTFAMSTLRSLISLGFLIGPLCGTFILALAGYKGIFLGTSAIYLTVASLVLLFLHKRKAVQSNTKKKKKSGTSWFKNRQIRQPLIAFSFLFVINTIHLIITPLFIVNELHGTPRDVGLVVSVCAGLEIPIMLAIGALGKKISNHTLLIYGCIIAVIYYIILSISTHPWQLIPAQLLQATFVAIVMGNGLSYFTERLPDSPGLATTIFYNGSTIGRLLGSLVGGFIAQFLGFRYVYWVCLALAILSFFILWRTRTHGEIEVSTEHTRSV; encoded by the coding sequence TTGTATACACGATTAAAAAATCTGTTTTCCATCAAAGGATATAGCGTATTAGTTATTAATATGCTGCTGATTGGTATTGGTATTTCTATTACATCGCCGTATATACCTCTGTTTTTAACAAAGGATTTTGGAATGAGCGCGGGAGCCTTTGGTATTTTCATGGCGATCAGTTCATTAAGCGGCGTGTTCGTGAACTCGCTCATTGCTAAACATTCGGATAGCGGAATGGATCGAAAATGGATTATTATTTTTGCCACGCTTTCCGCTGCTTTAGGATACGCTTCGTATCTTGTGTTTAATAACTTCTTTATTCTACTGGTTGTTGTCACCCTTTTTATGGGATTAGCTTCACCGGCCATGCCGCAAATCTACGCATACGCACATGAATCGGCAAATGCAAGTAAATCCGATGACAAGACTTTTGCGATGTCTACATTACGTTCGCTTATTTCTCTCGGATTCCTAATAGGACCATTATGTGGAACGTTTATTTTAGCACTTGCTGGATACAAGGGAATCTTTCTTGGAACATCCGCCATTTATCTTACAGTTGCATCTCTTGTACTCTTGTTTTTACATAAACGAAAAGCGGTTCAAAGCAATACCAAAAAGAAAAAGAAATCAGGTACTTCTTGGTTCAAAAATAGGCAGATTAGACAGCCACTTATCGCCTTTTCCTTTCTGTTTGTCATCAATACCATTCACTTGATCATTACGCCGTTGTTTATTGTGAATGAACTGCATGGGACGCCTAGAGATGTCGGATTGGTAGTTAGTGTTTGTGCTGGTTTGGAAATTCCTATTATGCTTGCAATCGGTGCACTAGGAAAAAAGATATCGAATCATACCCTGCTGATTTATGGCTGCATCATCGCAGTGATCTATTACATCATTTTAAGTATATCAACGCACCCTTGGCAGTTGATCCCAGCGCAGCTTCTGCAGGCAACATTTGTAGCTATTGTCATGGGCAATGGACTAAGCTATTTCACGGAACGGCTGCCCGATTCACCGGGACTGGCCACAACCATCTTTTACAACGGGTCCACGATTGGAAGGTTATTAGGTAGCTTGGTCGGAGGATTCATTGCCCAGTTTTTAGGGTTTCGTTATGTTTATTGGGTGTGTCTGGCACTTGCAATTCTCTCGTTCTTTATCCTATGGAGAACAAGAACCCATGGAGAAATAGAAGTATCCACAGAACACACTCGATCTGTGTAG
- a CDS encoding O-methyltransferase has product MKQINSYIDSVFHSQDELLEEVVLSIKENGMPSISVSPSSGKLLTMLISISGAKNILEIGALGGYSGICLCRGFGKEGKLTSLELEDRYAKLAHNNLSKAGFGERVSYITGPALQSLEKLVGNNKIFDFFFIDADKENYENYLEYCITLAKPGALLVTDNVLAGGSVVDQNAQPKRYTELMKKFNETVANHPKLESLLIPIGDGMTISKVKN; this is encoded by the coding sequence ATGAAACAAATTAACAGTTATATTGATTCAGTATTTCATAGCCAAGATGAGCTTTTGGAGGAAGTCGTTTTGTCCATAAAAGAAAATGGAATGCCTTCTATATCGGTATCTCCCTCCTCTGGAAAACTTTTGACCATGCTTATATCAATTTCAGGGGCTAAAAATATTCTAGAAATAGGAGCTTTAGGGGGCTATAGTGGAATTTGTCTTTGTAGAGGATTCGGTAAAGAAGGAAAATTAACCTCTCTTGAATTGGAGGATAGATATGCAAAGTTAGCACACAACAATCTGTCTAAAGCTGGATTTGGCGAACGAGTATCGTATATTACTGGGCCAGCATTACAAAGTCTAGAAAAACTAGTTGGCAATAATAAGATTTTTGACTTTTTCTTTATTGATGCTGATAAAGAAAATTATGAAAATTACCTAGAGTATTGCATAACACTGGCGAAACCGGGTGCTTTATTAGTGACTGATAACGTACTTGCGGGCGGTAGTGTAGTAGACCAAAATGCTCAACCTAAACGTTATACTGAATTAATGAAGAAATTCAATGAAACTGTGGCTAATCATCCTAAATTAGAATCCTTGCTTATTCCAATCGGTGATGGAATGACCATTTCAAAAGTAAAAAATTAA
- a CDS encoding GIY-YIG nuclease family protein: MDRKKQLKQLYKEITVEAGVYQIKNNENGKIFVGSTKNLKTLNGIKFSLENDAYMNKTLQADWLQFGKDAFSFDILDTLKKKDDPYFNEKEALLELENKWLNQLQPYGEQGYNKEKE; this comes from the coding sequence ATGGATCGTAAAAAGCAACTAAAGCAGCTTTATAAAGAAATAACAGTTGAGGCTGGGGTATATCAAATTAAAAATAATGAAAACGGAAAAATCTTTGTCGGAAGTACAAAAAATTTAAAGACATTAAACGGTATAAAATTCAGTCTTGAAAATGACGCATACATGAACAAAACACTTCAAGCTGATTGGCTCCAATTCGGAAAGGACGCTTTCAGTTTTGACATATTAGACACACTCAAAAAGAAAGACGATCCGTATTTTAATGAAAAAGAAGCATTGCTTGAACTAGAGAATAAATGGTTAAATCAACTTCAACCGTATGGCGAACAAGGATATAACAAAGAAAAGGAATAG
- a CDS encoding DUF2087 domain-containing protein, protein MNVSDFFWNASIVELKKGYIQKSGSYICLLCGEKMEKGIIYTHENILYEAERYMRLHIEVTHESVFEYLIGLDKKLTGLTDHQNHLLRLFYQGKSDKEIQEETGIGSTSTIRHHRFALKEKERQAKTFLTIMELLKEKDQYAPAFIAPHKTARMVDDRYNITEEEQKGIIQKFFPEELNGGLKKFPPKEKQRLVILREITKRLESECTYDEKELNQILKDVYEDYVLIRRYLIEYGLIDRKADGSQYWLKK, encoded by the coding sequence ATGAATGTTTCAGACTTTTTTTGGAACGCGTCAATAGTAGAACTTAAAAAAGGATATATTCAAAAGTCGGGTTCTTATATATGCCTATTATGTGGCGAGAAAATGGAAAAAGGAATTATTTATACTCATGAGAATATTCTTTATGAAGCAGAAAGGTATATGCGGCTTCATATTGAAGTTACCCACGAATCGGTATTCGAGTACTTAATAGGACTTGATAAGAAACTGACAGGTCTTACTGACCATCAGAATCATCTCCTACGTCTTTTTTATCAGGGGAAAAGTGATAAGGAGATCCAAGAGGAGACAGGCATAGGAAGTACTTCTACAATTAGGCATCACCGTTTTGCATTAAAAGAGAAAGAACGTCAAGCAAAGACCTTTTTAACAATTATGGAATTATTAAAAGAAAAAGACCAGTATGCGCCAGCTTTTATAGCCCCTCATAAAACAGCCAGAATGGTGGACGATCGATATAATATTACAGAAGAAGAACAAAAGGGAATCATTCAAAAATTCTTTCCTGAAGAACTAAATGGAGGATTAAAAAAATTCCCTCCAAAGGAAAAGCAGAGACTTGTTATACTTCGGGAAATCACAAAGAGGTTAGAAAGTGAATGTACTTATGATGAAAAGGAATTAAATCAAATTTTGAAAGATGTCTATGAGGATTATGTTTTAATCAGGAGATATTTAATCGAATACGGATTGATTGATCGAAAAGCAGACGGGAGCCAATACTGGCTGAAAAAATAA
- a CDS encoding class I SAM-dependent methyltransferase has translation MKNKESSLTSLISAFGRAYHSNYDTPKIFDDFIARDLITQKEFSHIRENMIKGIQFFNKEIAKKLEHHPDEILKWITQVQLSPTPLARAAYCENVLLHEISLGLTQYVILGAGLDTFCFRHPELNDSLEVFEVDYPATQDSKKIRLANANYQNSENLHFVSMDFTKDFTIQSLVEECFMPNRKTFFSFLGVSYYLTKEENANLINKLFTKVPSGSSIVFDYADDKLFEEKGMSNRVQNMVKMASASGEPMKSCFTYDEMEEMLENSDLLIYEHLSPISINNQFFRNRTDYLSAFETIHYIHAVKQ, from the coding sequence ATGAAGAATAAAGAATCAAGTTTAACTTCCTTAATATCAGCTTTTGGTCGAGCATACCACAGTAATTATGATACACCAAAAATTTTTGATGATTTTATTGCAAGAGACTTAATTACCCAAAAAGAATTTTCACATATTCGCGAGAACATGATTAAAGGAATTCAATTTTTTAATAAAGAAATTGCAAAGAAACTTGAACATCATCCAGATGAAATTTTAAAATGGATTACCCAAGTCCAACTTTCTCCAACTCCTTTAGCACGTGCTGCCTACTGCGAAAATGTATTACTTCATGAAATATCGCTAGGCTTGACACAGTATGTCATTCTAGGAGCTGGATTAGATACCTTTTGTTTCCGACATCCAGAATTAAACGACAGCTTAGAAGTATTTGAAGTTGATTATCCAGCCACACAAGACTCTAAAAAGATAAGGTTAGCAAATGCTAATTATCAAAATTCGGAAAATCTTCATTTTGTTTCAATGGATTTCACCAAAGATTTTACTATTCAAAGTCTTGTTGAAGAATGTTTTATGCCTAATAGAAAAACTTTCTTTAGTTTTTTAGGTGTTTCTTATTATTTAACTAAAGAGGAAAATGCCAACTTGATTAATAAATTATTTACCAAAGTTCCATCAGGAAGTTCTATCGTTTTTGATTATGCAGACGACAAACTTTTCGAGGAAAAAGGAATGTCTAACCGAGTGCAAAATATGGTTAAAATGGCTTCAGCTAGTGGTGAGCCTATGAAATCATGTTTTACTTATGATGAAATGGAGGAAATGCTAGAAAACTCAGATTTGCTTATTTATGAACATTTATCACCTATTTCTATTAATAATCAATTCTTTCGTAATCGTACAGACTATTTGTCTGCATTCGAAACGATTCATTACATCCATGCTGTAAAACAGTAA
- a CDS encoding HAD family hydrolase, with amino-acid sequence MNYKAIIFDLDNTLLNYSVSELKSMQYTVQEHGLIQNEAFIWDTFWKVYSKINMSYWNARKKAGYSIYQMLEYSFQDTLNELKLDTSASMILANLYWDTFCQACDFEDYAKDLLSQLHGKYSLAIISNGIGEAQRGRLAAGGIDHYFDTLVISDEVGHWKPDKKIFDEALKRLNINHTEALFIGDSLIDDYHGAVNAGLDFCYYNRSATPIVKNISPKYVIDNLKAISNFIKV; translated from the coding sequence ATGAACTACAAGGCAATTATTTTCGATTTGGATAATACTTTATTAAATTATTCTGTTAGCGAATTAAAATCGATGCAATACACAGTGCAAGAACATGGATTAATTCAAAATGAGGCGTTTATCTGGGATACTTTTTGGAAGGTCTATAGTAAAATCAATATGTCTTATTGGAATGCGAGAAAAAAAGCCGGCTATAGTATCTATCAAATGCTGGAATATTCCTTTCAAGACACGCTAAATGAGCTTAAACTAGACACTTCCGCATCAATGATATTAGCTAATTTATATTGGGATACATTTTGTCAAGCATGTGATTTTGAAGACTATGCAAAGGATTTGTTATCTCAGCTACACGGCAAATATAGTTTAGCGATTATCTCTAATGGCATAGGTGAAGCACAAAGAGGTAGACTCGCAGCAGGAGGAATCGATCACTACTTTGATACATTGGTTATTTCAGATGAAGTTGGGCATTGGAAACCAGATAAAAAAATATTTGACGAAGCCTTAAAACGATTAAACATAAACCATACTGAAGCCTTGTTTATAGGAGACTCATTGATTGATGATTATCATGGCGCAGTAAACGCCGGATTAGATTTTTGTTATTATAATCGATCGGCAACACCTATTGTAAAGAATATTAGTCCCAAATATGTAATCGACAATTTAAAAGCAATCAGCAACTTTATTAAAGTTTAA